Proteins from one Deinococcus apachensis DSM 19763 genomic window:
- a CDS encoding helix-turn-helix domain-containing protein: MTTLKRLREATGMNREDFARLTGVTLARLEKHEQGRHGISLEDAATYATYLSNALNRTPSKLLAELAQLPEESA, from the coding sequence ATGACCACCCTAAAGCGTCTTCGAGAGGCCACCGGCATGAACCGTGAGGACTTTGCCCGCCTCACTGGAGTCACGCTGGCACGGTTGGAAAAACACGAACAGGGCAGGCATGGCATCTCGTTAGAGGATGCTGCGACATACGCCACTTATCTCTCCAATGCTCTGAACAGGACTCCCAGTAAACTACTGGCAGAACTCGCACAGCTCCCGGAGGAATCCGCATGA
- a CDS encoding helix-turn-helix domain-containing protein, with protein sequence MYGALLTMTPPPPRSQKPNWALAFKHRREEVVGSQEELAARTDVSQSLISQIERGVQNPTGISMDRFARLLDALNWSVAEFVAATGLEVPLPGALEASKPFDPKTLFHPPKRGRPAKQPLWPNLALMIADKQERHPQLREERWQQYLNRTRFSGGQEPDEDGWFEIFQSLRRNNVEPEDWPEE encoded by the coding sequence ATGTACGGGGCACTCCTCACCATGACACCGCCACCACCACGCTCTCAAAAGCCCAATTGGGCGCTGGCCTTTAAGCATCGGCGGGAGGAAGTGGTCGGCAGCCAGGAGGAGTTGGCTGCCCGTACGGACGTTTCACAGAGCCTCATCAGTCAGATCGAGCGGGGGGTACAGAACCCCACGGGCATCAGCATGGATCGCTTCGCCCGGCTGCTCGATGCCCTGAACTGGTCAGTTGCAGAATTTGTAGCAGCGACGGGGCTTGAGGTGCCTCTTCCGGGCGCCCTGGAGGCCTCTAAACCATTCGACCCTAAGACGCTCTTCCACCCTCCCAAGCGTGGGCGTCCTGCCAAGCAACCGCTCTGGCCGAACCTCGCCTTGATGATCGCGGATAAGCAGGAGCGGCACCCTCAGCTCCGCGAGGAGCGCTGGCAACAGTACCTGAACCGCACACGATTCAGCGGAGGGCAGGAGCCTGACGAGGACGGCTGGTTCGAGATCTTTCAGAGCCTCCGCCGGAACAACGTCGAGCCTGAGGATTGGCCGGAAGAGTAA
- a CDS encoding ImmA/IrrE family metallo-endopeptidase: protein MSDPVSQLFDDLHFMLERMGWPTPMELARALDIKVTDGPVPSINLDPPPTIQLPVSLRGFRRRHTLAHEIAHALMNWREIDAELLMYYAPECAHSNLEALANHIAGLIAIPPPIFQKAMQRYGFSPTTMTYLARVTGAPLEIAMDRVIYESDSYRRAAMLFKRNMLIDFASTIWLEADLFDVIPDPRERFPGIVLQTMDEGVLLGTWGES, encoded by the coding sequence ATGAGCGATCCGGTCAGCCAGTTGTTCGACGACCTTCATTTCATGCTGGAACGTATGGGTTGGCCCACGCCAATGGAACTGGCGAGAGCACTCGACATCAAGGTCACCGACGGGCCCGTGCCCTCCATCAATCTCGACCCCCCTCCCACCATTCAGCTCCCCGTTTCCCTCCGGGGGTTTCGCCGCCGCCATACTCTCGCCCACGAGATTGCCCACGCCCTAATGAACTGGCGCGAGATTGATGCCGAACTACTCATGTACTACGCACCCGAGTGCGCCCACTCCAATCTGGAAGCCTTGGCAAACCACATCGCGGGCCTCATTGCGATCCCGCCCCCGATCTTCCAGAAAGCCATGCAGCGGTACGGCTTTAGCCCCACCACAATGACTTACCTGGCCCGCGTAACCGGTGCCCCATTAGAAATCGCGATGGACCGGGTGATTTACGAGAGCGACAGTTACAGAAGGGCCGCCATGCTCTTTAAACGCAACATGCTGATCGACTTCGCCTCCACGATCTGGCTGGAGGCCGATCTTTTTGATGTGATCCCCGACCCGCGTGAACGCTTCCCCGGCATCGTGCTCCAAACCATGGATGAAGGCGTGCTCCTCGGCACCTGGGGGGAGTCATGA